The following proteins come from a genomic window of Gadus morhua chromosome 11, gadMor3.0, whole genome shotgun sequence:
- the pou3f2b gene encoding POU domain, class 3, transcription factor 2 — protein MATTASNHYNILTSSASIVHSEPGSMQQAAAYRDAQTLLQNDYSLQSNSHPLSHAHQWITALSHGEGAPWSSSPLGDQDIKPSVQGGGRDDMHNSSNNNLQQQQQQHQPRPPHLVHQSHGNSHHDARAWRTTAATAHIPSMATSNGQSLIYAQPGFGVNGLIPGSGQGMHHHSLRDHEDHHSPHLSDHGHAPSQHQQQGGHHDHSDEDTPTSDDLEQFAKQFKQRRIKLGFTQADVGLALGTLYGNVFSQTTICRFEALQLSFKNMCKLKPLLNKWLEEADSTSGSPTSLDKIAAQGRKRKKRTSIEVSVKGALESHFLKCPKPAASEITSLADSLQLEKEVVRVWFCNRRQKEKRMTPPGGALPGTEDVYGDTPPHHGVQTPVQ, from the coding sequence ATGGCGACCACAGCGTCCAATCACTACAACATCCTCACCTCCAGCGCATCCATCGTGCACTCGGAGCCCGGCAGCATGCAGCAAGCCGCGGCGTACAGGGACGCGCAGACCCTGTTGCAGAATGACTACTCGCTGCAGAGCAACAGTCACCCGCTCAGCCACGCGCACCAGTGGATCACGGCGCTGTCGCACGGGGAAGGCGCCCCGTGGTCCTCGAGCCCGCTCGGCGACCAGGACATCAAGCCCAGCGTGCAGGGGGGCGGGCGAGACGACATGCACAACTCCAGCAACAAcaacctccagcagcagcaacagcagcaccaGCCGCGACCGCCCCACCTGGTGCACCAGTCGCACGGGAACAGTCACCACGACGCGCGGGCGTGGAgaaccaccgccgccaccgcacACATACCAAGCATGGCGACGTCGAACGGCCAAAGCCTTATCTATGCCCAGCCGGGGTTCGGCGTTAACGGTCTGATCCCGGGAAGCGGACAGGGGATGCACCACCACAGCCTGAGGGACCACGAGGACCACCACAGCCCGCACCTCAGTGACCACGGCCACGCGCCGtcccagcaccagcagcaggggGGGCACCACGACCACTCGGACGAGGACACGCCGACCTCGGACGACCTGGAGCAGTTCGCCAAGCAGTTCAAGCAGCGGCGGATCAAGCTGGGCTTCACGCAGGCCGACGTTGGACTCGCCCTGGGGACGCTGTATGGAAATGTGTTTTCCCAGACCACCATTTGCAGGTTCGAGGCCCTGCAGctcagcttcaaaaacatgtgtaAGCTCAAGCCTTTGTTGAACAAGTGGTTGGAGGAGGCAGACTCCACATCGGGGAGCCCCACCAGCTTGGACAAAATCGCCGCGCAGGGGAGGAAACGGAAAAAACGGACCTCTATCGAGGTGAGCGTTAAAGGGGCTTTGGAAAGCCATTTTTTGAAGTGCCCTAAACCAGCGGCGTCGGAAATTACATCACTGGCGGACAGTCTTCAGCTAGAAAAAGAAGTGGTGAGGGTTTGGTTTTGTAacaggagacagaaagagaaacggATGACCCCTCCCGGAGGAGCTCTCCCGGGGACCGAGGATGTGTACGGGGACACGCCGCCCCACCACGGAGTCCAAACCCCGGTCCAATGA